In Arctopsyche grandis isolate Sample6627 chromosome 13, ASM5162203v2, whole genome shotgun sequence, one DNA window encodes the following:
- the LOC143921385 gene encoding uncharacterized protein LOC143921385 isoform X2 produces MGIKDPKCDDGKHNLEIDWLDDAENYTCLDSKLHFIPNYKVHPILEIDDVPPVYHAAHACMDKPILYDDLIPTFGTHRPLWPEWGEYMFLPKQRWLHSAEHGGIIMLYHPCANKHEVSRLKAIVRQCLYRYVITPYNLMPAVRPLALVVWGKKLEMSVVSTNVVVKFIKENALRGPEQLSKDGQYSHGLIKHAKTVTTEDDAKLCPYL; encoded by the exons CACAATCTTGAAATTGATTGGCTCGATGATGCTGAAAACTACACGTGTTTGGATTCCAAGCTACACTTTATTCCAAATTATAAGGTTCATCCTATACTCGAGATTGATGACGTTCCTCCAGTGTATCAT gCTGCTCACGCTTGTATGGATAAACCTATATTATATGATGATCTCATTCCGACTTT tGGTACTCACAGGCCACTTTGGCCAGAATGGGGCGAGTACATGTTCCTGCCGAAACAGAGATGGTTGCATAGTGCAGAACACGGcggaataataatgttataccACCCATGTGCTAACAAACATGAAGTGTCTAGGCTGAAGGCGATCGTCAGACAATGTCTGTATAGATATGTCATAACGCCTTACAATTTGATGCCTGCAGTGAGA CCGTTGGCTCTCGTCGTTTGGGGGAAAAAACTTGAGATGTCTGTTGTTTCAACAAATGTCGTGGTTAAATTCATCAAGGAAAATGCACTAAGAGGTCCTGAGCAGCTTTCGAAAGACGGTCAATATTCCCACGGTTTGATTAAACATGCTAAAACTGTGACAACTGAAGACGATGCAAAATTGTGTCCATATTTGTAA